The following are from one region of the Littorina saxatilis isolate snail1 linkage group LG2, US_GU_Lsax_2.0, whole genome shotgun sequence genome:
- the LOC138957107 gene encoding uncharacterized protein → MESEGNFELSLSSLSDSEWENDEDIKQFIAEEGRKQNEHATLHEADKGASAQVPVGHAETEHQNENEDYEGSIAVDAGFDEPPQNSTKKRKRQFLPTTEQERKEIADNVDSKGTKRATKFGVKLFKEWLEKEKLDPAFEELSPNDLNEYLRRFYPEMRSGTEKRYSKSTMAGVRASINRHLTNPPFLRNICIMKDSAFSTSNKMFCGVLKKAKEEGCDETKHYPNIAETDLTKLRSDHAFDLNDPTQLQEKVWFDLQLHFARRGMENTRSLKASSFAIKTDDMGKEYAYLKHAECTKNHPGKMSDTNYKTKKRMYANGTATCPLKSFRLLLEKRNKENDVLYQKPRTGRKFNPTQDVWYLKSVRGHNTLAVMMPRISERLGLSERYTNHSVRATTVSVLADNGVEAREIMRITDHKNEGSLRSYNTDSTDSRKRAYSSFLQNANVEQSEAGCGISPPTPKHPQNKAGLTACASSSCVHVPPSSVSNFTNIGIPMMNITNSVVNVHYHST, encoded by the exons ATGGAATCTGAAGGCAACTTCGAGTTGAGTCTCTCATCACTGAGTGACTCAGAATGGGAGAATGATGAAGACATCAAGCAATTTATagcagaagaaggaagaaaacaaaacgaacatgcCACACTCCATGAAGCTGACAAAGGAGCCAGCGCACAAGTGCCAGTGGGCCACGCAGAGACAGAACACCAGAATGAGAATGAAGACTACGAGGGCAGCATTGCCGTTGACGCGGGGTTTGATGAGCCTCCCCAAAACTCCACCAAGAAACGAAAACGACAATTTCTGCCAACAACGGAACAGGAACGAAAGGAGATTGCCGACAACGTCGACTCAAAGGGAACGAAAAGGGCTACAAAGTTTGGCGTCAAACTTTTCAAAG AATGGCTGGAAAAGGAGAAATTGGACCCAGCGTTCGAGGAGCTGTCGCCCAATGATCTCAATGAATACCTTCGGCGCTTCTATCCAGAAATGCGGAGCGGGACAGAGAAACGGTACTCAAAGAGCACAATGGCCGGAGTCAGAGCCAGCATCAATCGGCACTTGACCAACCCACCATTCCTGCGAAATATCTGTATAATGAAGGACAGTGCCTTCAGCACAAGTAACAAGATGTTTTGTGGGGTGCTGAAGAAGGCAAAGGAAGAGGGCTGCGATGAGACCAAACATTATCCAAACATAGCCGAAACCGACTTGACAAAGCTGAGGTCAGACCACGCCTTTGACCTGAATGATCCCACACAGCTTCAGGAAAAGGTTTGGTTTGATCTCCAGCTGCATTTCGCACGGAGAGGCATGGAAAACACGCGGTCTCTCAAAGCCTCTTCCTTCGCCATCAAGACGGACGACATGGGAAAGGAATACGCATACCTTAAGCATGCCGAGTGCACAAAAAATCACCCAGGGAAGATGAGTGACACTAACTATAAAACGAAAAAGAGAATGTATGCCAACGGCACTGCCACCTGTCCCCTGAAGTCTTTCCGTCTGCTCttggaaaaaagaaacaaagaaaatgacGTTCTGTATCAGAAACCAAGAACGGGGAGAAAGTTCAACCCAACACAGGACGTTTGGTATCTCAAAAGTGTGCGTGGTCACAACACACTGGCCGTCATGATGCCCAGAATCAGTGAACGGTTGGGGCTGAGTGAACGCTACACCAACCATTCTGTTCGTGCCACCACCGTCTCAGTTCTGGCAGACAATGGCGTGGAGGCGAGAGAGATCATGCGCATCACCGATCACAAAAATGAAGGGTCTCTGCGGTCCTACAATACGGACAGCACTGACAGTCGGAAACGCGCATATTCCTCCTTTCTCCAGAACGCGAATGTCGAACAGAGCGAGGCCGGTTGCGGGATTTCTCCCCCTACACCAAAACACCCACAAAACAAAGCAGGTCTTACCGCATGTGCATCTTCCAGTTGCGTGCATGTCCCTCCGTCCTCCGTTTCTAATTTCACCAACATCGGCATCCCCATGATGAACATTACCAACAGCGTGGTGAATGTCCACTACCACAGCACATGA